The following proteins are encoded in a genomic region of Brachypodium distachyon strain Bd21 chromosome 1, Brachypodium_distachyon_v3.0, whole genome shotgun sequence:
- the LOC112269893 gene encoding uncharacterized protein LOC112269893 has product MPLQATNGAKTSEAALRRQKGKLPMQEPGQAQDKMSIVVNMTRARSAMRARYLAVGIFLSVLAITSKQLVDNLKRVWKIRGSVDSHSLGDRCFILEFTKEGDYNHVIRGGPWRYRGDAILIEALKDGEDPETVTWGPVPIWVQFKNIPHYLLSKELTTDLGRKLGSLINIDNNSRGDICSKFVRDRVLLPINKALQKLISLIDDVTEEEVVVYVFYERLPTSASTAASSDSKKANNYSPELCVDAFRHNDPRCWFLPETTGQGRRQSPSTLLWRIPSEPATSSSTAQTRIANTPSQTLSLPALLTSQCRICPELRLLPATSRSPLLQTPLKSNCSRCLSPHQFTPPTTNTQLLRTRKPAAGRGKPGRRRDPRRRRQPSAQSWGLRGHGLMKMKTWHWPLWPKNLPTCGRPLKLALVWTGSAG; this is encoded by the coding sequence ATGCCCCTCCAGGCCACCAACGGCGCCAAGACTTCGGAGGCCGCCCTCAGGCGGCAGAAGGGCAAGCTGCCCATGCAGGAACCTGGTCAGGCACAGGACAAGATGTCCATCGTCGTCAACATGACCAGGGCCCGGAGCGCCATGCGTGCTCGATATCTGGCTGTGGGCATCTTCCTGTCCGTGCTCGCCATCACGTCCAAGCAGCTCGTTGACAACCTGAAGCGTGTCTGGAAGATCCGCGGCAGCGTCGACTCTCATTCCCTTGGAGACAGGTGCTTCATCCTCGAGTTCACGAAGGAAGGCGACTACAACCACGTCATCCGCGGCGGCCCCTGGAGATACCGCGGCGACGCGATCCTGATCGAGGCGCTGAAGGACGGCGAAGACCCAGAGACGGTGACCTGGGGCCCGGTGCCCATCTGGGTCCAGTTCAAGAACATCCCACACTACCTCCTGTCCAAGGAGCTGACTACGGATCTTGGCCGTAAGCTCGGCTCCCTCATTAACATCGATAACAACTCTCGGGGTGATATCTGCAGCAAATTTGTCAGAGACCGTGTGCTCCTGCCAATCAACAAAGCACTCCAAAAGCTGATCTCCCTCATCGATGATGTCACAGAAGAGGAAGTGGTGGTGTATGTCTTCTACGAGCGCCTCCCAACTTCTGCTTCCACTGCGGCCTCATCGGACAGCAAGAAGGCGAACAACTACAGCCCCGAGCTGTGTGTCGACGCATTCCGGCACAACGACCCGCGATGCTGGTTCCTCCCTGAGACCACTGGCCAGGGTCGCCGACAGAGTCCATCTACCCTCCTGTGGCGCATCCCCAGCGAACCAGCTACGTCCTCCTCCACAGCTCAAACCCGGATCGCCAACACGCCATCGCAAACTTTGTCGCTGCCGGCGTTGCTAACCTCTCAGTGCAGGATCTGCCCCGAGCTGCGTCTCCTACCTGCAACCAGCCGGTCGCCCCTCCTACAGACACCACTGAAAAGCAACTGCAGCCGATGCCTGAGTCCCCACCAGTTCACGCCACCGACAACCAACACGCAGCTCCTCCGCACAAGAAAACCAGCAGCTGGAAGAGGCAAGCCCGGAAGGAGAAGGgatccacggcggcggcgccaaccCAGTGCCCAATCCTGGGGGCTCCGCGGCCACGgcctgatgaagatgaagacaTGGCACTGGCCCCTGTGGCCAAAAAACCTTCCCACCTGTGGCCGTCCCTTGAAGCTTGCCTTGGTGTGGACGGGCTCCGCAGGCTGA
- the LOC100826522 gene encoding dehydrogenase/reductase SDR family member 12, with protein MFIQKAWRTAAFGLYGFTQFTKSGFAEHAKKFREEDMQIRLDGKNCLVTGANSGLGFATAEGLASHGATVYMLCRNKERGETALKQIRSKTGNMNVHLEICDLSSINEIKSFTTRFSSMNKPLHVLVNNAGFLEHKRVTTPEGLELNFAVNVAATYTLTELVMPLLEKAAPDARVITVSSGGMYTEPLNNNLEYRESDFDGTKQYARNKRVQVALTEWWSEKYSNKGIGFYSMHPGWADTPGVSKSLPGLSEKLSGNLRSNEEGADTVVWLALQPMDKLVAGAFYFDRAEAQKHLKFAGTAASHAQIGSIVDSIRSICGLQPPMRR; from the exons ATGTTTATCCAGAAG GCATGGAGGACGGCGGCGTTTGGGCTCTACGGCTTCACCCAGTTCACCAAATCAGGATTCGC GGAACATGCCAAGAAATTTAGAGAGGAGGATATGCAGATCCGGTTGGATGGGAAAAATTGCCTGGTAACTGGAGCAAATTCTGGCTTAGGTTTTGCTACAGCTGAGGGATTGGCTTCGCA TGGGGCCACTGTTTATATGCTTTGTCGTAACAAGGAAAGGGGTGAGACTGCTCTTAAACAGATAAGATCCAAAACCGGCAATATGAATGTTCATCTGGAG ATATGTGACCTTTCATCTATTAATGAAATAAAATCATTTACGACAAGATTCTCTTCAATGAACAAGCCACTCCATGTCCTG GTTAACAATGCTGGCTTCCTGGAGCACAAGCGTGTGACTACACCGGAAGG GTTGGAGCTCAATTTTGCTGTGAATGTGGCAGCTACGTACACGTTAACAGAGCTAGTGATGCCATTGTTGGAAAAGGCAGCACCTGATGCTCGTGTCATTACAGTTTCATCCGGAGGAATGTACACTGAGCCATTGAATAACAATTTGGAG TACAGAGAAAGTGACTTTGACGGGACCAAACAATATGCTCGAAACAAGAGAGTTCAG GTTGCACTCACTGAATGGTGGTCTGAGAAATACAGCAACAAGGGGATCGGTTTCTACTCTATGCATCCAGGATGGGCTGATACGCCTGGAGTCtccaagagcttgccgggacTTTCAGAGAA GTTATCGGGAAACCTGAGATCAAATGAGGAAGGGGCTGACACAGTGGTCTGGTTAGCCTTGCAACCGATGGACAAGTTAGTGGCAGGAGCTTTCTACTTTGACCGAGCTGAAGCCCAAAAACATTTGAAGTTCGCTGGGACTGCAGCCTCCCATGCGCAGATAGGTTCCATTGTTGATAGCATTCGCTCCATCTGTGGCCTGCAGCCTCCCATGCGCAGATAG
- the LOC100845956 gene encoding uncharacterized protein LOC100845956: MQDQRHGKEFLCIYTRQMSQDRASIPCYIRKQFDKLCLNAVTLRTIWGYLYTVEVDVKHDVTVLHGAKWEELVADYDIALETTIMINFPEEENYTFLTQIQNKKRKNKKRIDQSVSAKDFNHDIDYKLERAFYFHGISISDEVRANLHEHVVISGAGAGAIFVHPLSATNIKQCLKLPEPVTTLLRVPQRGDIYIYVRDPDVACLIEYRVDTDGRLATVGSVASEEFVHRVSLKKNQLICVLIFKEMARLVCPCQEDLNELSLPMNFVSRKWPEVMVIAITVGPLCYQNFLVL, encoded by the exons ATGCAAGATCAAAGACATGGAAAAGAGTTTCTTTGCATATACACCCGTCAGATGTCTCAAGATCGTGCG AGCATACCCTGCTATATCCGCAAGCAGTTCGACAAGCTGTGCTTGAATGCGGTGACACTGAGAACTATATGGGGGTATCTATACACCGTCGAAGTCGACGTCAAGCATGATGTAACTGTGTTACATGGAGCCAAGTGGGAGGAGCTTGTTGCCGACTACGACATCGCGTTGGAAACTACTATTATGATAAATTTCCCTGAGGAGGAAAATTACACGTTTCTCACTCAGATTCAAAACAAGAAGCggaagaacaagaagcgcATTGACCAATCTG TGTCTGCTAAAGATTTCAACCATGACATTGACTACAAGCTAGAACGTGCGTTTTACTTTCATGGCATCTCTATTTCTGACGAGGTGCGAGCAAATTTGCATGAGCATGTGGTGATAAGCGGCGCCGGGGCAGGAGCTATTTTTGTGCATCCTTTATCTGCAACCAACATCAAGCAGTGCTTG AAATTACCAGAACCAGTCACAACTTTGCTTAGGGTGCCTCAGAGAGGAGACATTTACATTTATGTTAGAGACCCAGATGTGGCATGCTTAATCGAGTATCGTGTCGACACGGACGGTCGTTTGGCCACAGTAGGTTCAGTTGCCTCGGAAGAATTTGTTCATAGAGTCTCTCTGAAGAAAAATCAACTAATATGTGTGCTCATCTTCAAGGAAATGGCACGTTTAGTATGTCCGTGTCAAGAAGATCTGAATGAACTTTCACTACCCATGAACTTTGTCAGCAGGAAATGGCCAGAAGTTATGGTCATCGCTATTACTGTAGGTCCCTTATGTTATCAAAACTTTTTAGTACTCTAA
- the LOC100846260 gene encoding probable LRR receptor-like serine/threonine-protein kinase At1g34110, producing MAHRRARLLSAAAAVVAVLSLVCLPAAAALSPDGKALLSLLPAAPSPVLPSWDPSSATPCSWQGITCSPQSRVVSLSLPNTFLNLSSLPPPLASLSSLQLLNLSACNISGTIPPSYGSSLSSLRVLDLSSNALYGAVPGELGALSALQYLFLNSNRFTGTIPRSLANLSALEVLCVQDNLFNGTIPPSLGALTALQQLRLGGNPGLSGPIPPSLGALANLTVFGGAATGLSGAIPDELGSLVNLQTLALYDTALSGPVPASLGGCVELRNLYLHMNKLSGPIPPELGRLQKLTSLLLWGNALSGSIPPELSNCSALVVLDLSGNRLSGQVPGALGRLGALEQLHLSDNQLTGRVPAELSNCSSLTALQLDKNGLSGAIPPQLGELKALQVLFLWGNALTGSIPPSLGDCTELYALDLSRNRLTGGIPDEVFGLQKLSKLLLLGNALSGPLPRSVADCVSLVRLRLGENQLAGEIPREIGKLQNLVFLDLYSNRFTGPLPAELANITVLELLDVHNNSFTGAVPPQFGALMNLEQLDLSMNNLTGEIPASFGNFSYLNKLILSRNMLSGPLPKSIQNLQKLTMLDLSSNIFSGPIPPEIGALSSLGISLDLSGNRFVGELPEEMSGLTQLQSLDISSNGLYGSISVLGTLTSLTSLNISYNNFSGAIPVTPFFKTLSSNSYINNPNLCESFDGHICASDTVRRTTMKTVRTVILVCAILGSITLLLVVVWILINRSRRLEGEKAMSLSAVGGNDFSYPWTFTPFQKLNFCVDNILECLRDENVIGKGCSGVVYRAEMPNGDIIAVKKLWKTTKEEPIDAFAAEIQILGHIRHRNIVKLLGYCSNKSVKLLLYNYVPNGNLQELLKENRNLDWDTRYKIAVGAAQGLSYLHHDCVPAILHRDVKCNNILLDSKYEAYLADFGLAKLMNSPNYHHAMSRIAGSYGYIAPEYGYTSNITEKSDVYSYGVVLLEILSGRSAIEPMVSDSLHIVEWAKKKMGSYEPAVNILDPKLRGMPDQLVQEMLQTLGIAIFCVNPAPAERPTMKEVVAFLKEVKSPPEEWAKTSQQPLIKPGSQQG from the exons ATGGCGCACCGGCGCGCCCGGCTCttgtccgccgccgcggccgtggtGGCGGTGCTTTCGCTGGTGTgtctgccggcggcggcggcgctgtccCCGGACGGGAAGGCGCTGCTGTCGCTGctcccggcggcgccgtcgccggtgcTGCCGTCATGGGACCCTTCCTCAGCAACCCCGTGCTCGTGGCAGGGGATCACCTGCTCGCCGCAGAGCCGGGTGGTGTCCCTCTCGCTGCCCAACACCTTCCTCAACCTCTCCtcgctccctcctcctctcgcctCGCTCTCCTCCCTCCAGCTGCTCAACCTCTCCGCCTGCAACATCTCGGGCACCATCCCTCCCTCCTACGGgtcctccctctcctcgctCCGCGTCCTGGACCTCTCCTCCAACGCGCTCTACGGCGCCGTACCCGGCGAGCTCGGCGCCCTGTCGGCGCTCCAGTACCTCTTCCTCAACTCCAACCGCTTCACGGGCACCATCCCGCGGTCCCTCGCCAACCTCTCCGCCCTCGAGGTGCTCTGCGTCCAGGACAACCTCTTCAACGGCACCATCCCGCCGTCCCTGGGCGCGCTCACCGCGCTCCAGCAGCTCCGCCTCGGCGGCAACCCGGGACTCTCGGGCCCCATCCCGCCGTCCCTCGGCGCGCTCGCCAACCTCACCGtcttcggcggcgccgccacgggTCTCTCCGGCGCCATCCCGGACGAGCTCGGCAGCCTCGTCAACCTCCAGACGCTCGCGTTGTACGACACCGCGCTCTCCGGCCCCGTGCCGGCCTCGCTCGGGGGGTGCGTCGAGCTGCGGAACCTCTACCTACATATGAACAAACTCTCTGGCCCCATACCGCCGGAGCTCGGGAGGCTGCAGAAGCTCACCAGCCTTCTCCTCTGGGGCAACGCGCTCTCCGGGAGCATCCCGCCTGAGCTATCCAACTGCTCGGCGTTGGTGGTGCTCGACCTGTCGGGAAACCGGCTCTCGGGCCAGGTGCCCGGCGCGCTGGGGCGTCTCGGCGCGCTCGAGCAGCTCCACCTTTCGGACAACCAGCTCACGGGGCGCGTCCCGGCGGAGCTCAGTAACTGCAGCAGCCTCACCGCGCTGCAGCTCGACAAGAACGGCCTCTCGGGAGCGATCCCGCCGCAGCTCGGGGAGCTCAAGGCGCTGCAGGTGCTGTTCCTCTGGGGCAACGCGCTGACCGGCTCGATCCCGCCGTCTCTGGGCGACTGCACTGAGCTCTACGCGCTGGACCTGTCCAGGAACAGGCTCACCGGCGGCATCCCCGATGAGGTCTTCGGGCTCCAGAAGCTCAGCAAGCTGCTCCTGCTCGGCAACGCGCTGTCGGGGCCGCTTCCTCGGAGCGTCGCCGACTGCGTGTCGTTggtccggctccggctcggcGAGAACCAGCTCGCTGGCGAGATCCCCAGGGAGATTGGCAAGCTGCAGAACCTGGTGTTCCTGGACCTCTACTCCAACAGGTTCACCGGGCCGCTGCCTGCCGAGCTCGCCAACATCACGGTGCTGGAGCTGCTCGATGTGCACAACAACAGCTTCACGGGGGCCGTGCCGCCGCAGTTCGGCGCGCTCATGAACCTGGAGCAGCTCGACCTCAGCATGAACAACCTTACCGGGGAGATACCGGCGAGCTTTGGCAACTTCAGCTACCTCAACAAGCTCATCCTCAGCAGAAACATGCTTTCCGGACCGTTGCCCAAGTCGATTCAGAACCTGCAGAAGCTGACCATGCTGGACTTGAGCAGCAACATCTTCTCTGGCCCGATACCACCAGAGATTGGTGCATTGTCAAGCCTGGGCATTAGCCTGGACCTGAGTGGGAACAGGTTTGTCGGTGAGCTGCCGGAGGAGATGTCCGGCTTGACGCAGTTGCAGTCACTCGACATCTCGAGTAATGGCCTCTATGGCAGCATCTCAGTGCTCGGCACGCTCACCAGCCTGACGTCCCTCAACATTTCGTACAACAACTTCTCTGGTGCGATCCCGGTGACGCCCTTCTTCAAGACATTGTCTTCAAATTCCTACATCAACAACCCCAACCTGTGCGAGTCCTTTGATGGGCACATTTGTGCATCGGACACGGTACGCAGGACCACAATGAAGACTGTCAGGACTGTGATCCTCGTCTGCGCCATCCTAGGCTCCATCACCCTGTTGCTTGTTGTGGTTTGGATCCTGATCAATAGGAGCAGGAGGCTTGAGGGTGAGAAGGCAATGAGCCTGTCGGCTGTGGGTGGTAATGACTTCTCATACCCTTGGACGTTTACTCCATTCCAGAAGCTGAACTTTTGTGTTGATAACATCTTGGAATGCCTGAGAGATGAGAACGTGATCGGTAAAGGTTGCTCAGGAGTTGTCTACAGAGCTGAAATGCCAAATGGGGATATCATTGCGGTGAAGAAGCTCTGGAAGACAACAAAGGAAGAGCCGATTGATGCTTTCGCTGCTGAGATTCAGATATTGGGTCACATCAGACACCGGAACATTGTCAAACTGCTTGGTTACTGCTCAAACAAGTCTGTCAAGCTCTTGCTCTACAACTATGTCCCTAATGGCAATCTGCAGGAGCTCCTGAAGGAAAACAGGAACCTGGACTGGGATACACGGTACAAGATCGCCGTTGGTGCAGCGCAGGGGCTGTCCTATCTGCACCATGACTGTGTCCCAGCGATACTCCACCGGGATGTCAAGTGCAACAACATACTGCTCGATTCAAAGTATGAGGCCTACTTGGCTGACTTTGGGCTGGCCAAGCTGATGAATTCCCCCAATTATCATCACGCCATGTCACGCATTGCTGGCTCTTATGGATACATTGCTCCAG AATATGGCTATACCTCAAACATCACTGAGAAGAGCGATGTGTACAGCTATGGCGTGGTGCTTCTAGAGATCCTGAGCGGGCGGAGTGCCATCGAGCCGATGGTCAGCGACAGCCTCCACATCGTTGAGTgggcgaagaagaagatggggagCTACGAGCCGGCGGTGAACATCCTTGACCCCAAGCTTCGGGGCATGCCAGACCAGCTGGTCCAGGAGATGCTGCAAACCCTGGGCATCGCCATCTTCTGTGTGAACCCTGCCCCAGCAGAGCGGCCAACAAtgaaggaggtggtggccttcCTCAAGGAGGTGAAGAGCCCACCGGAGGAGTGGGCAAAAACGTCGCAGCAGCCTCTCATCAAGCCTGGTAGTCAGCAAGGATAA